A region of Asterias amurensis chromosome 20, ASM3211899v1 DNA encodes the following proteins:
- the LOC139952761 gene encoding uncharacterized protein, translating to MVTTLSVLSMETLWYFVLLCVLLSLQGRSCRASQVVYHCTFESNEDCKIEQDPSDDFDWEVHRGLAPINHQRRLRHLRRKRGSIRAESWPGPMGLIQVPDPVDEWDADNGNIFLDLPPKMQPGRHFVDHTYGNQSGHFAHLVAAKNGRTSGHARIMSPPITIPDSLEADLKFFYHLWNAQENPTAGTLKVFACQQQDLVFKASTSAGSVWMEAEIRIQCNGTFRIIFEGFISGTDTDIAIDDVNVTVCDFPFFKPNITWDNNDSSDEAKATIMATKAPSLTKGDAGTPIDPGLGPDSPGTGMDPQTAVSLVVIALVLFAATCFMLLITLMIHIRIRSKRRRRGRFHEPFIYGSEFFNRHSIDPSEPTAYMTLNFPPSSTSGSAAEFFSLSERTTYGSKRSKPSSGFHSKRSSTGTGLQASAESIRRSVYTRRSTTGQRRQSRTFPVMKELKNILETVHMRRIRTLSQHLSVADVETLRRTLCSQGETANNSDRTLSTVLLDTTASTIRPGSSLSDHFYYSLFPAVGIVSCKNSLVACEESGVEEMDDSRSAGSGDYDSDDLEVQAVTSGALLDHSGSTHSEHGSHDLEAPDTTMMVDNEIYECYSNSDSSNSNSPLIADLKHLRQF from the exons TTGTATATCACTGCACGTTCGAGTCGAATGAGGATTGCAAGATCGAGCAAGACCCGAGTGATGATTTTGACTGGGAGGTCCATCGAGGCTTAGCGCCCATCAACCACCAGCGAAGACTACGCCATCTCCGGAGGAAGAGAGGCAGCATTCGGGCCGAATCGTGGCCGGGTCCCATGGGTCTAATTCAGGTACCTGATCCAGTGGATGAATGGGATGCGGATAACGGGAACATCTTTCTTGATCTGCCGCCAAAGATGCAACCAGGGAGGCATTTTGTGGATCACACTTATGGGAATCAGTCAG GACACTTTGCCCACCTGGTCGCCGCAAAGAACGGCCGGACGAGCGGGCATGCTCGCATCATGTCCCCACCCATCACGATTCCGGACTCTCTGGAAGCAGATCTCAAGTTTTTCTACCATTTGTGGAATGCTCAAGAGAACCCAACAGCGGGTACCTTAAAGGTCTTTGCTTGCCAGCAGCAGGACTTAGTGTTTAAGGCATCTACTAGTGCGGGTAGCGTGTGGATGGAAGCTGAAATACGTATCCAGTGCAATGGTACATTTAGG ATCATATTCGAAGGATTTATTAGTGGGACTGACACAGATATCGCAATCGACGATGTTAATGTTACAGTGTGTG ATTTCCCATTTTTCAAACCAAACATAACTTGGGACAATAATGATTCCAGCGATGAAGCCAAGGCGACCATTATGGCCACTAAAGCGCCCTCTTTGACGAAGGGTGATGCAGGTACTCCAATCGATCCAGGACTGGGACCCGACAGCCCAGGGACAGGAATGGACCCTCAAACGGCGG TGAGCCTTGTAGTCATCGCGCTGGTTCTCTTTGCAGCTACATGTTTCATGCTCCTCATAACCTTAATGATTCACATCCGCATCCGCTCTAAGAGAAG gagacGGGGTCGCTTCCATGAACCATTCATCTACGGATCGGAATTCTTCAACCGACATTCGATAGATCCAAGCGAGCCCACGGCGTACATGACCTTGAATTTTCCGCCAAGTTCAACCTCCGGGTCGGCCGCAGAGTTCTTCTCGCTGTCCGAACGCACAACTTACGGGTCCAAGCGTTCCAAGCCCTCATCGGGATTCCACTCGAAGCGTTCCTCGACCGGTACCGGTCTGCAGGCATCAGCAGAGAGTATCCGGAGGAGTGTATACACCAGGCGCTCTACAACTGGACAGCGAAGACAGAGTCGAACATTCCCCGTCATGAAAGAGCTCAAGAATATCCTAGAGACTGTGCACATGCGCAGGATTCGGACGTTGAGCCAGCACTTATCCGTTGCAGACGTTGAGACTCTACGGCGCACGCTCTGTAGTCAGGGCGAGACAGCGAATAATAGTGACAGAACCTTATCAACTGTTTTACTAGACACCACAGCATCTACTATACGACCTGGTAGTAGTTTGTCGGATCATTTCTACTATAGTTTGTTCCCTGCTGTGGGTATAGTCAGTTGTAAGAACTCACTGGTAGCCTGCGAGGAGTCTGGGGTAGAAGAGATGGATGATTCGAGATCAGCTGGATCTGGTGACTATGATTCGGATGATTTGGAGGTTCAAGCCGTAACAAGTGGTGCCCTTCTTGATCACTCAGGCAGCACCCATAGTGAACACGGGAGCCATGACTTGGAAGCCCCTGATACTACTATGATGGTGGACAATGAAATCTATGAATGCTATTCTAACTCGGACAGTTCGAACTCAAATTCCCCGCTAATAGCAGATCTTAAACATTTACGTCAATTTTaa